One stretch of Rhizobium rhizoryzae DNA includes these proteins:
- a CDS encoding HAD family hydrolase, producing the protein MTNTREPLLIFDCDGVLVDSEPLSIRVLLDTVAAHGGHLTETEAYQRFLGRSMATLVSVLDTDFDIRADAAFLERMRRDLYARFEKELQPIAGIAEVIAQLPWRKCVASSSQPERIRLSLDLTGLREHLEPYIFSATMVKNGKPAPDLFLHAAKEMGVDPLCCIVVEDSPAGIIAAQRAGMKVFAFTGGSHADREDYRTEISALKPTVIFDDMADLIHLVEKECEARA; encoded by the coding sequence ATGACGAACACGCGCGAACCCTTGTTGATCTTCGACTGTGACGGTGTGCTGGTGGATAGCGAACCGCTTTCCATCCGCGTGCTTCTGGATACGGTGGCTGCGCATGGCGGCCATCTGACCGAGACCGAAGCCTATCAACGATTTCTCGGGCGCAGCATGGCAACGCTGGTTTCTGTGCTGGATACGGATTTCGACATCCGTGCCGATGCCGCATTTCTGGAGCGGATGCGGCGAGACCTCTACGCGCGGTTCGAGAAGGAGTTACAGCCGATTGCTGGCATAGCGGAGGTTATTGCGCAGTTGCCCTGGCGCAAATGCGTTGCGTCCTCAAGCCAGCCCGAACGCATTCGCCTGTCGCTTGATCTGACGGGCTTAAGGGAGCATCTCGAACCGTATATTTTCAGCGCCACGATGGTCAAAAACGGAAAGCCGGCGCCTGATCTTTTTCTTCATGCGGCAAAAGAAATGGGCGTAGATCCGCTGTGCTGCATCGTGGTGGAGGACAGTCCGGCGGGTATTATTGCGGCGCAGCGGGCAGGCATGAAAGTCTTTGCCTTCACCGGCGGATCGCATGCCGATCGGGAGGATTATCGCACCGAGATTTCCGCACTCAAGCCGACCGTCATATTTGACGACATGGCCGATTTGATCCACCTTGTCGAAAAAGAATGTGAGGCTCGAGCCTGA
- a CDS encoding DUF2244 domain-containing protein → MEGNVQATEEQPVFAAELTPYRSLGPRGFRIMLAISGAICMLHAIFFLATGAWPIGLFFGLDFLLLWGAFLLNYRSGRAREEVTVSRTSVSVRKFSPAGRVVEHSFNPFWARFRVRRHHEYGITSMHVTGEGRHTDIGSFLNPDDRESFAKAFRGALATVKQRV, encoded by the coding sequence ATGGAAGGCAACGTGCAGGCGACAGAAGAACAACCGGTTTTTGCCGCAGAACTCACTCCGTATCGCTCCCTTGGGCCACGGGGTTTCCGCATCATGCTGGCCATCAGCGGCGCCATTTGCATGCTGCATGCGATCTTCTTCCTTGCGACGGGGGCCTGGCCGATCGGGCTTTTCTTCGGCCTGGATTTCCTTTTGCTATGGGGCGCTTTCCTGCTGAACTATCGGTCAGGGCGCGCGCGCGAAGAGGTGACCGTCTCGCGGACCAGTGTTTCCGTCCGCAAATTTTCGCCTGCCGGGCGCGTGGTCGAGCACAGCTTCAATCCTTTCTGGGCACGGTTTCGGGTGCGGCGCCACCACGAATACGGCATTACCTCCATGCATGTGACGGGAGAGGGACGGCATACGGATATCGGATCCTTCCTGAACCCTGATGACCGGGAAAGCTTTGCCAAGGCATTTCGTGGCGCTCTTGCGACGGTGAAGCAGCGGGTTTGA
- a CDS encoding methylated-DNA--[protein]-cysteine S-methyltransferase, with the protein MNALSPVPETATDITPSGEDYAIVKQVIELITIDYREQPSLDAIAAELGQSPTQLQKVFTRWAGLSPKAFLQAVTLDHAKRLLHQEELPLLETSLEVGLSGPSRLHDLFVTHEAMSPGEWKAKGGGLTMRYGFHPSPFGLALVMVTDRGLAGLAFADDEGGRDAYFHDMARRWPNAHYVQDSDATAPYISRVFDARRWACEEPLRVVLIGSDFQIRVWQSLLKIPFGKAVTYSDVARDIGQPTASRAVGAAIGRNPISFVVPCHRALGKSGALTGYHWGLTRKRAILGWEAGKG; encoded by the coding sequence ATGAACGCATTGTCGCCCGTGCCCGAAACGGCCACTGATATTACGCCCTCTGGCGAGGACTATGCCATCGTCAAGCAGGTCATCGAACTGATCACTATTGACTATCGCGAACAGCCATCGCTGGACGCGATCGCAGCGGAACTCGGCCAATCGCCCACGCAATTGCAGAAGGTGTTCACGCGTTGGGCGGGCCTTTCGCCTAAGGCCTTTCTGCAGGCAGTGACGCTGGACCACGCCAAACGGCTGCTGCATCAGGAGGAGCTTCCGCTTCTGGAAACCTCTCTGGAGGTTGGCCTGTCGGGACCTAGCCGACTGCACGATCTTTTCGTGACGCACGAGGCTATGAGCCCGGGAGAGTGGAAGGCGAAAGGCGGTGGACTGACCATGCGCTATGGCTTCCATCCGTCACCCTTCGGGCTGGCGCTAGTGATGGTTACGGATCGGGGGCTTGCGGGGCTGGCCTTTGCGGATGATGAGGGTGGACGCGATGCCTACTTTCACGACATGGCACGACGCTGGCCGAATGCACATTACGTTCAGGATTCTGACGCGACCGCGCCCTATATTTCCCGGGTTTTCGACGCTCGGCGATGGGCCTGCGAAGAGCCGTTGCGCGTGGTTCTCATTGGGTCGGATTTCCAGATCCGGGTCTGGCAAAGCCTGTTGAAAATACCCTTCGGCAAGGCTGTGACCTATTCCGATGTGGCGCGCGATATAGGTCAGCCGACAGCCAGCCGCGCAGTGGGAGCTGCCATCGGGCGCAACCCGATTTCCTTCGTGGTTCCATGCCATCGGGCGCTCGGCAAAAGCGGCGCGCTGACCGGCTATCACTGGGGCCTCACGCGCAAGCGCGCCATTCTCGGCTGGGAAGCGGGGAAGGGGTGA
- a CDS encoding CopG family ribbon-helix-helix protein, with product MKSSIELSDDISRRIDLLAERSRLTRSQIIEDALANGRSLAWQERWIAGVQSGLDEADSGEFASEDEISRVLTKYDPV from the coding sequence ATGAAGAGCAGTATTGAACTTTCTGACGATATCAGCCGCCGCATCGATCTCTTGGCGGAGCGCTCGCGGCTTACCAGAAGTCAAATCATTGAAGACGCTCTCGCCAATGGCCGGTCTCTTGCCTGGCAGGAGCGTTGGATCGCGGGAGTTCAATCTGGCCTTGACGAGGCGGACAGTGGAGAGTTCGCATCCGAGGATGAGATTTCTCGTGTACTGACCAAGTATGATCCGGTTTGA
- a CDS encoding L-iditol 2-dehydrogenase: MTGRLQGKSAIITGSARGIGRAFAEAYVREGATVAIADINLERATETANEIGAQAYAVHLDVTRQDSIDEAVKAVEAKTGGVDILINNAALFDLAPIVEITRQSYETLFSINVAGSLFMLQAVARSMIARGQGGKIINMASQAGRRGEALVGVYCATKAAIISLTQSAGLDLIKHGINVNAIAPGVVDGEHWDGVDAHFARYENRPLGEKKRLVGEAVPFGRMGRAEDLTGMAIFLASPEADYIVAQTYNVDGGNWMS, encoded by the coding sequence ATGACAGGTCGTCTTCAGGGCAAATCTGCCATCATCACCGGCTCGGCACGGGGCATCGGGCGTGCTTTCGCGGAGGCCTATGTGCGCGAGGGTGCAACGGTTGCCATCGCCGATATCAATCTGGAGCGCGCGACCGAGACGGCCAACGAAATCGGTGCTCAAGCCTATGCGGTGCATCTTGATGTTACGCGTCAGGACAGCATCGATGAAGCCGTAAAGGCGGTCGAGGCGAAAACGGGCGGCGTCGATATTCTCATCAACAATGCGGCGCTGTTTGATCTGGCGCCCATCGTCGAGATCACCCGGCAGAGCTACGAGACGCTGTTTTCGATCAATGTCGCCGGTTCGCTGTTCATGCTGCAGGCGGTTGCCAGAAGCATGATCGCCCGCGGGCAGGGCGGCAAGATCATTAACATGGCAAGCCAGGCAGGCCGACGGGGCGAAGCGCTGGTCGGTGTCTATTGTGCCACCAAGGCGGCAATCATTTCTCTGACGCAATCGGCAGGGCTCGATCTGATCAAGCACGGCATCAATGTCAACGCAATTGCCCCGGGGGTGGTCGATGGCGAGCACTGGGACGGCGTCGACGCGCATTTCGCCAGATATGAAAATCGTCCGCTTGGCGAAAAGAAGCGGCTGGTGGGAGAGGCGGTGCCTTTCGGTCGCATGGGCCGCGCCGAAGACCTGACCGGCATGGCCATTTTCCTGGCTTCTCCCGAGGCAGATTACATCGTCGCCCAGACATACAATGTCGACGGCGGCAACTGGATGAGTTGA
- a CDS encoding mannitol dehydrogenase family protein: MTVKLSLSTLADAGKTATVPGYDPGHLSAGILHFGVGNFHRAHQAVYLDDLFNLGRDHDWAILGAGVLPSDQAMRDKLAEQDFLTTVVEQDNNKTGARITAPMVDILPVGDSGAIVAALADPKIRIVSMTITEGGYFIDAEGHFNPAHPAIVADSQNLAQPKTVFGLIIAGLKLRREKGIAPFTVMSCDNIPGNGHVTENTVCGLARLSDPAFADWIHQNVAFPNSMVDRITPATGKREIDLLNHEFGIDDNWPVFCEEFKQWVMEDNFPAGRPALEKVGVQFVVDVAPYELMKIRILNGGHAAIAYPAALLDIHFVHEAMEHPLIRAFLAKLEREEIIPIVPPVPDTDLNDYYQLIERRFLNPKIGDTIPRLAQDGSNRQPKFILPSTVDRLRQGQDIVGLSLVSALWCRYFAGTTDSGKPIVFNDASAEKLQAAALEAKDNPDAFLTFDEIFGAVSGSEHFRSRFAHALKTLWTKGTAETLKLYLDDRLVS; this comes from the coding sequence ATGACTGTGAAACTTTCTCTTTCCACGCTTGCCGATGCCGGCAAAACCGCCACTGTTCCGGGCTATGATCCGGGTCATCTCTCCGCGGGCATTCTGCATTTCGGTGTCGGAAACTTCCATCGTGCCCATCAGGCGGTCTATCTGGACGATCTGTTCAATCTTGGCCGGGACCATGACTGGGCCATCCTTGGAGCAGGCGTCCTGCCGTCCGACCAGGCCATGCGCGACAAGCTGGCAGAGCAGGATTTCCTGACTACCGTCGTTGAGCAGGACAATAACAAGACTGGCGCACGGATTACGGCGCCGATGGTCGATATCCTGCCTGTCGGAGATTCTGGCGCCATTGTCGCAGCCCTGGCCGATCCGAAGATCCGGATCGTTTCAATGACCATCACCGAAGGCGGATACTTCATCGATGCCGAGGGCCATTTCAATCCGGCCCATCCAGCCATCGTTGCGGACAGCCAGAACCTCGCTCAGCCGAAGACGGTGTTCGGGCTGATCATCGCCGGTCTGAAGCTGCGGCGGGAGAAGGGCATCGCTCCCTTCACGGTCATGTCTTGCGACAACATTCCGGGCAATGGCCACGTGACGGAAAATACCGTCTGCGGTCTGGCCCGTCTCTCCGATCCGGCCTTTGCCGACTGGATCCATCAGAACGTCGCGTTTCCAAACTCCATGGTGGACCGCATTACGCCTGCGACCGGCAAGCGCGAGATCGACCTTCTGAACCACGAATTCGGCATTGACGACAACTGGCCTGTCTTCTGCGAAGAGTTCAAGCAGTGGGTGATGGAGGATAATTTCCCCGCAGGTCGTCCGGCGCTGGAAAAAGTGGGTGTGCAATTCGTAGTCGACGTTGCCCCCTACGAGCTGATGAAGATCCGCATCCTGAACGGTGGCCATGCGGCGATTGCCTATCCGGCAGCGCTTCTCGACATTCATTTCGTACATGAAGCGATGGAGCATCCGCTGATCCGGGCCTTCCTTGCCAAGCTGGAACGCGAGGAGATCATTCCCATCGTACCGCCGGTGCCCGATACGGATCTCAACGACTATTACCAACTGATCGAGCGGCGTTTTCTCAACCCGAAGATTGGCGACACCATTCCGCGCCTCGCTCAGGATGGATCCAACCGCCAGCCAAAATTCATTCTGCCTTCCACCGTAGACCGTTTGAGGCAGGGGCAGGATATCGTCGGGCTGTCATTGGTTTCAGCCCTCTGGTGCCGATACTTTGCCGGAACGACGGACAGTGGCAAGCCGATCGTCTTCAACGATGCGAGCGCGGAAAAACTTCAAGCGGCAGCGCTTGAGGCGAAAGACAATCCGGATGCCTTCCTGACTTTTGACGAGATCTTCGGGGCGGTGTCCGGTTCCGAGCATTTCCGCAGCCGTTTTGCGCATGCCTTGAAGACGCTGTGGACGAAGGGGACTGCGGAGACACTTAAGCTCTATCTTGATGATCGCCTGGTGAGCTAA
- a CDS encoding type II toxin-antitoxin system RelE/ParE family toxin, with protein sequence MKIVWTRRYLRELEAIGDFVAERNPRAVAQLVRVIHSRIEQLLSNNPFAGRIGEIPGTRELVISATSYIVAYRVNEEAVEILFVQHGGKAWPDEV encoded by the coding sequence GTGAAAATCGTCTGGACGCGGCGTTACCTTCGCGAGCTTGAGGCGATCGGTGATTTTGTGGCTGAGCGCAATCCCCGTGCTGTCGCGCAGCTCGTTCGAGTGATCCACTCGCGGATCGAACAGCTGCTGTCCAACAATCCATTTGCTGGTCGTATCGGAGAGATTCCGGGAACGAGGGAACTCGTCATAAGCGCAACGTCTTATATCGTCGCTTACCGTGTTAACGAGGAAGCGGTCGAAATATTGTTTGTTCAACATGGCGGCAAGGCGTGGCCAGATGAGGTTTAG
- a CDS encoding FGGY-family carbohydrate kinase: protein MREYLVAVDIGTTSARAGIFSRDGRMLAKARHPIEMRRGPADFAEHDSEDIWRATCSAVRQALSASGVKASQIAGLGFDATCSLVIRDSQGAQLSVSETGDARFDTIVWLDHRAVAEAEEMNATGHPVLDHVGGSLSPEMQIPKLMWFKRYMPQQWQKSGFFFDLADFMTWRATGSAARSRSTLTAKWNYLAHEPEGWNTSFLALAGLEDFRDKGNLPDRSAGPGEAIGHLSAHAAQELGLDQGCVVAAGLIDAYAGGLGLLAGVLADDDALERNAALIGGTSSCLVAFSRTERHGSSLWGPFFEAALDRFWLVEGSQSATGALLDHIVRMHASGGEPDSARHQAIIDRIIVLRQREGDRFGEGLHVLPDFHGNRSPLANPRATGVMSGLTLDTSFDGLCRIYWRTCVALVLGLRHILDAMEAIGYRFDMLHAGGGHIHNPLLVELYADVTGRSIRIPHAPDAVLLGSAMAASVAAGMNATMADAGRAMDQGGTIRRCDPARRDVYERDYRRFMAMHRHRAELEGI, encoded by the coding sequence ATGCGGGAGTATCTGGTCGCGGTCGATATAGGTACGACCAGTGCGCGCGCAGGCATTTTCAGCCGTGACGGCCGCATGCTGGCCAAGGCGCGTCACCCGATCGAAATGCGAAGGGGACCGGCCGATTTTGCCGAACATGATTCCGAAGACATTTGGCGTGCAACCTGCTCTGCCGTGCGTCAGGCATTGTCCGCCTCCGGCGTAAAAGCCTCTCAGATTGCGGGTCTGGGGTTCGACGCAACCTGTTCACTCGTCATACGCGATAGCCAGGGCGCGCAGCTTTCCGTTTCAGAAACGGGCGATGCGCGTTTCGATACAATTGTCTGGCTCGACCATCGTGCCGTGGCTGAAGCCGAAGAAATGAATGCAACAGGCCATCCGGTTCTCGATCATGTCGGCGGCTCTCTCTCGCCGGAAATGCAGATCCCGAAGCTGATGTGGTTCAAGCGGTACATGCCGCAGCAATGGCAGAAGTCTGGCTTCTTCTTCGATCTTGCCGATTTCATGACCTGGCGTGCGACGGGATCTGCCGCGCGCTCGCGCAGCACGCTGACCGCGAAATGGAATTATCTGGCGCACGAGCCAGAGGGATGGAACACCAGTTTTCTGGCCCTGGCCGGGCTGGAGGATTTTCGCGACAAGGGGAACCTTCCAGATCGAAGCGCCGGACCCGGCGAGGCAATCGGCCATCTGAGCGCGCACGCGGCGCAGGAGCTTGGCCTCGATCAGGGTTGCGTTGTCGCCGCCGGACTGATCGACGCCTATGCAGGCGGTCTTGGCCTTCTTGCCGGAGTGCTGGCCGATGACGACGCGCTGGAGCGGAACGCTGCACTCATCGGCGGAACATCAAGCTGTCTCGTCGCCTTTTCAAGGACCGAACGTCACGGTTCGTCGCTCTGGGGACCATTTTTTGAAGCGGCGCTTGACCGTTTCTGGCTGGTGGAAGGGAGCCAGTCCGCGACGGGAGCTCTTCTCGATCACATTGTGCGAATGCACGCCAGTGGCGGCGAACCGGATTCGGCGCGCCATCAGGCCATCATCGATCGCATCATCGTGTTGAGGCAGCGGGAAGGCGATCGGTTCGGAGAAGGCCTGCATGTTCTTCCGGACTTCCACGGAAATCGTTCTCCTCTTGCCAATCCGCGTGCAACTGGCGTGATGAGCGGGCTGACGCTCGATACGAGTTTCGACGGTCTGTGCCGGATCTACTGGCGCACCTGTGTGGCGCTGGTTCTCGGCCTTCGGCATATTCTCGATGCGATGGAAGCGATCGGTTATCGTTTCGACATGCTGCATGCCGGGGGTGGTCACATTCATAACCCACTGCTTGTGGAGCTTTATGCGGATGTGACGGGGCGTTCCATCCGCATTCCCCATGCGCCGGATGCGGTGCTTCTGGGCTCCGCCATGGCGGCATCCGTGGCAGCCGGGATGAACGCAACGATGGCAGATGCCGGCAGAGCCATGGATCAGGGCGGAACGATCCGGCGGTGCGATCCTGCACGCAGAGATGTTTATGAGCGGGACTACCGGCGCTTCATGGCCATGCATCGTCATCGTGCCGAGCTGGAAGGGATTTGA
- a CDS encoding sulfate transporter family protein: protein MILEAARLSLVNLFAPETRSVFWKVLGLTILVLIGLWFALREIFALYIWPYFAQLMPTVPDWAGWLTFLFAIVAGIGLALGLALLIAPITALIAGLFLDDVAEVVEKRDYASDTPGTALPLGRAILESVQFLGVVIVGNIIALFLLFIPGVNLVAFFLVNGYLLGREFFEFAAMRFRTPPEAKAFRQKHKGTVFLAGLLIAAFLAIPFVNLLTPLFAAGLMVHLHKAISRRDPSFTLVGQTGSANHLRG from the coding sequence ATGATCCTAGAAGCCGCGCGACTGTCGCTCGTAAACCTTTTTGCGCCGGAAACACGCTCCGTGTTCTGGAAGGTCCTTGGCTTGACGATCCTGGTGCTGATCGGCCTATGGTTTGCCCTGCGCGAGATCTTCGCCCTCTATATCTGGCCCTATTTTGCGCAGCTGATGCCAACCGTGCCGGACTGGGCAGGCTGGCTGACTTTCCTATTCGCCATCGTGGCCGGGATCGGTCTGGCACTCGGGCTTGCTCTTTTAATCGCGCCTATCACAGCGTTGATCGCCGGTCTGTTTCTGGATGATGTGGCAGAGGTTGTCGAGAAGCGGGACTATGCCTCAGATACACCCGGTACGGCCCTACCGCTTGGCCGCGCCATTCTGGAATCCGTGCAATTTCTCGGAGTTGTCATCGTCGGCAATATCATCGCCCTGTTTCTGCTGTTCATTCCAGGCGTCAATCTTGTCGCCTTCTTCCTCGTGAACGGTTACCTGCTGGGGCGTGAATTCTTCGAATTCGCTGCCATGCGCTTTCGCACACCGCCGGAAGCCAAGGCCTTTCGCCAGAAACATAAAGGTACGGTGTTTCTGGCGGGCCTTTTGATCGCAGCATTCCTGGCTATTCCCTTCGTCAATCTGCTGACGCCCCTGTTTGCGGCGGGCCTGATGGTCCACCTTCACAAGGCGATCAGCCGCCGCGATCCGTCATTCACTCTCGTCGGCCAGACTGGAAGCGCCAATCATCTGCGCGGGTAA
- a CDS encoding sugar-binding transcriptional regulator, with protein MAKLRRETHQAYSEAASLRLRAAWLYYNQGLTQKDVAEKLGISRSTVIRMLDEALKRSEVQIWISEGIDDCVELAVKLEKAYGLDEAIVVPAPDRSDAGGIAKAVGLALGHFLTEVVADDMTIGVGWGRTMTASLSGFRPPRRENCKVVSLLGGIVAVHQTNPIDYTWRLASQLGAECYMFLAPLLVDSVQTKRALIEQCGLKTIYDLAENLDLAIVSCGDIGPHSTSLSEGFISKTELQDLIEAGCVCDTMFNFLDAEGRTIDHPINERVMSVDLDTLKKAKHIVLSSGGAHRAHAILATIRRIGCNTLITDEGAARALLAKG; from the coding sequence GTGGCAAAGCTCAGACGCGAAACGCATCAGGCCTATTCGGAAGCGGCATCCCTTCGGTTGCGCGCCGCATGGCTCTATTACAATCAGGGCCTGACGCAAAAGGATGTGGCGGAAAAGCTCGGCATCAGCCGCTCCACCGTCATTCGCATGCTGGACGAAGCCTTGAAGCGGTCCGAGGTTCAGATCTGGATCAGCGAGGGGATCGATGATTGCGTCGAACTCGCCGTCAAGCTCGAAAAGGCCTACGGGCTGGACGAAGCCATCGTCGTACCGGCGCCGGATCGATCCGATGCGGGCGGCATTGCAAAGGCTGTCGGTCTAGCCCTTGGCCATTTCCTGACGGAAGTGGTGGCCGATGATATGACAATCGGCGTCGGCTGGGGGCGAACCATGACCGCCTCGCTTTCCGGATTTCGTCCACCGCGGCGGGAGAACTGCAAGGTGGTTTCCCTGCTCGGCGGCATTGTTGCTGTGCATCAGACCAACCCTATCGACTACACCTGGCGCCTTGCCAGCCAGTTGGGGGCGGAATGCTACATGTTCCTTGCGCCGCTCCTGGTAGATTCGGTTCAGACCAAGCGCGCACTGATCGAGCAATGCGGTCTGAAAACCATCTACGATCTCGCCGAAAACCTCGATCTTGCCATCGTTTCCTGCGGCGATATCGGCCCGCACTCGACTTCGCTGTCAGAGGGCTTCATCTCGAAGACTGAGCTTCAGGATCTGATTGAGGCGGGCTGCGTCTGCGACACCATGTTCAATTTCCTGGACGCCGAGGGCCGCACGATCGATCATCCCATCAACGAGCGGGTCATGTCCGTCGATCTGGATACTCTGAAGAAGGCAAAGCACATCGTGCTATCATCGGGTGGGGCCCACCGCGCCCATGCCATTCTCGCCACCATCCGCCGCATCGGCTGCAATACGCTGATTACCGATGAGGGTGCCGCGCGGGCATTGCTCGCTAAAGGCTAA
- a CDS encoding ABC transporter ATP-binding protein, whose amino-acid sequence MGSITLRSVSKVFGEAKVIPSIDLQINEGEFVVFVGPSGCGKSTLLRLIAGLEDVSGGEIVIDGQNATELPPAKRGLAMVFQSYALYPHMSVRSNIAFPLKMAGMDKGEIDRKVSDAARVLNLTDYLERKPRQLSGGQRQRVAIGRAIVRQPKAFLFDEPLSNLDAALRVNMRLEISELHQQLKTTMIYVTHDQVEAMTMADKIVVLNRGNIEQVGSPLELYRKPANLFVAGFIGSPRMNLIEGKFAQANGAKTVGIRPEHIGLSRDSGLWEGTVTIAEHLGSDTFMHIEVPEVGTVTARAGGEFGVRHGDRVYLTPDETKLHRFNDRGLAL is encoded by the coding sequence ATGGGTTCCATTACTCTTCGCAGCGTCTCCAAGGTCTTTGGCGAAGCCAAGGTCATTCCCTCGATCGACCTGCAGATCAACGAGGGCGAGTTCGTGGTGTTCGTCGGCCCTTCCGGCTGCGGCAAGTCCACCCTGTTGCGCCTGATTGCCGGTCTGGAAGATGTGTCCGGCGGCGAGATTGTCATCGATGGGCAGAACGCGACGGAACTGCCGCCGGCAAAGCGCGGTCTTGCCATGGTATTCCAGTCCTATGCGCTCTACCCGCATATGAGCGTGCGTTCCAACATCGCCTTCCCGCTGAAGATGGCGGGTATGGACAAGGGCGAGATCGACCGCAAGGTGTCCGATGCGGCGCGTGTTCTGAACCTTACGGATTATCTGGAGCGCAAGCCGCGTCAGCTGTCTGGCGGTCAGCGCCAGCGTGTCGCGATCGGTCGCGCCATCGTGCGTCAGCCGAAGGCCTTCCTGTTCGATGAGCCGCTGTCGAACCTCGATGCGGCGCTGCGTGTCAACATGCGTCTCGAGATCAGTGAGCTGCACCAGCAGCTCAAGACCACGATGATCTACGTGACGCACGACCAGGTGGAAGCCATGACCATGGCCGACAAGATCGTCGTGCTCAATCGCGGCAATATCGAGCAGGTCGGCTCTCCCCTGGAGCTCTACCGCAAACCGGCCAATCTGTTCGTCGCAGGCTTCATCGGGTCTCCGCGCATGAACCTCATCGAAGGCAAGTTTGCTCAGGCCAATGGTGCGAAGACGGTCGGCATCCGCCCGGAGCATATCGGTCTCTCCCGTGACAGCGGTCTCTGGGAAGGCACCGTCACCATCGCCGAGCATCTGGGTTCGGACACGTTCATGCATATCGAGGTTCCCGAGGTCGGAACCGTAACGGCCCGTGCCGGTGGCGAGTTTGGCGTTCGCCACGGTGACCGCGTCTACCTGACGCCGGATGAAACCAAGCTGCATCGCTTCAACGACAGGGGGCTTGCGCTATGA
- the nth gene encoding endonuclease III: MQTRQKSNGAARSRRHARTAYNKAELEEIFRRFSIQRPEPKGELEHVNPFTLVVAVALSAQATDVGVNRATRKLFQIADTPEKMLALGEDGVIEHIKTIGLYRNKAKNVIALCRMLIDEFDSQVPKTREELMRLPGVGRKTANVVMSMAFGIPTLAVDTHVFRIANRIKLAPGTTPDAVEENLLRVIPKDYLFHAHHWLILHGRYTCKARKPECETCVIADLCRYPAKTNDIPAILEELPAQMIGASSLADESE, encoded by the coding sequence ATGCAAACCAGACAAAAGTCAAATGGCGCGGCGAGAAGCCGCAGACATGCCCGCACTGCCTACAACAAGGCAGAGCTGGAAGAGATCTTCCGCAGGTTCTCGATCCAGAGGCCGGAACCGAAGGGCGAACTGGAACATGTGAACCCGTTTACACTCGTGGTAGCCGTTGCTCTGTCCGCGCAGGCAACCGATGTCGGGGTCAATCGCGCCACGCGCAAACTGTTCCAGATTGCCGATACGCCGGAAAAAATGCTCGCGCTTGGCGAAGACGGCGTCATCGAGCATATCAAGACGATTGGACTTTATCGTAACAAGGCAAAAAACGTCATCGCGCTCTGTCGAATGCTGATTGATGAATTCGATAGTCAAGTGCCAAAGACGCGTGAGGAATTGATGCGCCTGCCGGGCGTAGGTCGAAAGACGGCCAACGTCGTCATGTCCATGGCCTTCGGCATTCCAACATTGGCCGTCGATACCCATGTTTTCCGCATCGCCAACCGCATCAAGCTGGCTCCGGGCACGACCCCGGATGCAGTGGAGGAAAACCTGCTGCGGGTGATCCCGAAGGATTATCTTTTCCACGCGCATCACTGGCTGATCCTGCATGGTCGCTACACCTGCAAGGCGCGCAAGCCGGAATGCGAAACTTGCGTCATTGCGGATCTCTGCCGCTATCCCGCCAAGACAAACGATATTCCAGCTATCCTAGAGGAATTACCCGCGCAGATGATTGGCGCTTCCAGTCTGGCCGACGAGAGTGAATGA